Within the Desulfovibrio sp. genome, the region CCCAGCCATGGGCCACGCCAATGGTCTTCCCGGCGAGATTGAGCCTCAACATGCTCGGCAGTTCCTGGCTCACGCGCCAGTCGCAACAATTGCCGGCCACGCCGTGGAAATTGGGATGGTTTTGGGCCATGAAATCGTGAAGGGCTAAACCTGTCGTGTCCCCGCAATGGATCAGCGCGTCGGCGTGGCGCAGATGTTCGTCGAAAAACCTCTTGAACCAATCCGAAGGGCCGTCCAGATGCGTGTCCGATATCACCGCCAAAAGCACCCTGCTACTCCTTGCCGTTCTTGCGTTCCCACCAGCATGCATCCGGGCCCAGGAACCACCAGTCGGTATGGTCGGTGGTCATGATGGCCTGGGCCACCTCGCGCCCCTGGGGAGTGCGCAGGCGGCCAAGAGCGCAGTCCAACCATTTTTTCGCGTAGACGTTGCCCAGGTCCAGCGCCTCCTTGAGGTTCACCATCAGGTCCAGCTGGTCGGCGTCCTGGGCCAGCATGGCCTCAAGGGACTGGGCACTCTCCAGCTCGTCGTGCAGTTCCAGGACAGGCTGGGAAAGACCGGTACCCTTGAGGCCGTCGGCCAGGGCGCGGCGGGAATCCTGGGTATTGTAGAGCTTGTTGACGTAATTGAAGTCCCCGGTGCGGGCCTCGTGAATGTCGTGGAACAGGCAGAGAAGAACGGTCTGCGCCGCGTCGGCCCCGGCCATCTTGGCCAAGGAATACCCTATAACCGCTGTTCCGAACGAATGCTCGGCCACGTTTTCCGAGCCGGACCCCAAGAACTGATATCCCGTGCGCGGCGTACGCCTGAGCATGCTCACTTCAAAGAAGAAATCTGCCAACCGGGTCAGGCGGTCCCTGCCGGTCATGTCCACCGTTGAAACCGAATCCTTGTTCATGATGCCATCCTAAAAAACTGTGCGGCCTCTGGCGAAGCCGCATTTTTTTCTTAATCCAGATGCCCCCGGAATGCGAGCGTCTTTGGCACAGGGAGGAAAACGAAAGCGGGGTATGCCAATGACATACCCCGCTTCTTTGTCAGAATGCGATTGCCCGCTCAGGAGTCGAGCTTCAGGTTCTTGCGCCCGATGGAATAGTAGATGTTCGCGATGGCGATCTGGTAATCTGTAAGTGCCTGGGTGAGCTGGAACTCGGCTCTGGAAACGCGGGCCTGGGCGTCAAGAACGTCGGTGTTGGTGCCTACCTGAGCCTGGTAGCGCGCCACGGCCATGCGGTAGCCCTCGGCCGCCGCGGCGAGGCCGGTCTTGGCCACGGCGATGCGCTTGGCCGCGTCCTGAATGTTCAGGTACTGGGTTTTCACCTCCGCGCCCACGTCCAGACGCAGTTTGGCCAAATCGGCCTGCAGTTTCTTCACATTATCCGTGGCCTGGCGGTAGCTGAAAACGGTTTTGCCCCAATCCCAGGCCGTCCAGGTGAGAGAGAGCTGGAACTGATGCCGTTCCACATAAGCGCTCGAGCTCGAAGAGCTAATATGATCGCGAAGGGTGAGCGTGTCACCCTGGCGGATGTAGTCGTAGTTGGCCGTGACCTGAGGCAGCCCGGCGCTCATGGCGATGGTTGCATCCTTCCCGGCCATCTCCACGGATTTCACAGCGATGGCTATATCCGGACGCTCCTTGTAGGCCTCATCCAGGGCTTGCTGCAGCGTCAGCTTGAAAGGGATCTGGGAGAGTTCGCCCAAGTAATCCACAGGCTGCTCAAGTGGAATATTGAGAAACGCGTTGAGCTGGGCCAACTGGATGTCCACGGAGTTCTGGGCAGCCAGCAGAGCCTGCTCGGCGCTGGCCAGGTCGGACTCGGCCTGCAGCACGTCGAGCCTGGGACGCAGGCCCACGTCGTAGAAGGCCCTGGTCACCTTGAGCTGCGACTCCAGACGGGCAACGGAGTCGGCGTTCGATTTCACGTCCGCCCGAGCTTTTAATAATGTAAGAAACGCGGTCTGAACCGACCGCATCAGGGTGAGCTCGGTGCGCTTGTACAGCGATTCGGATTGGTCTTTGGCCAGTTTGGATTTTTGATACGTCGACAGCAGGCGAAACCCGGTGAAAAGCGGTTGGCTGACGTTTAAGTCCAACGTGGCAAAAAGAGAGGGGTCATACCAGCGGGTGCTCACGCCAGTTACGGTTGTACCATTGACGGTTTGCGACACTGTGAACGGAAACCGCGACGTGCTCGACGTCGCCGTATAGTTCACCGTTCCCTTGGCGGCAAACGCCGCTGCGGAGGCATACACGCCTTCCTGGGCGCCGAAAATCTGCTGTTTGGCGGACTGCATCTGCGGGTTGGCCTCAAGAGCGCGTAGGACGGATTTTTCCAGGTCCATACGCGGAGACTCCTGGGCAAGTGCCTGGGGCGCGGCGGCAGCGATGCACAACGCCAAGGCCAGGGAGCGGAGTATCATGGAGTACCTCCGGAGTATCGCTTTCATGGGAAACAGACGTCGCTCCCCATAGAGTCAATAGTCCTCAATTTTTAAGCGCCGGTTACTCGCGGCGTCAATGCTGAAACTGATGGTTGGCGACCAAAGCGTTGCCTAAGCCGGCACGGGTATAACCAAGTTCTCAACTGTTGAAAAGAGCAAAAAAAATCAGGGGCCGGGGCCCCTGACTGTGCTGGCATGTACTTAGGCTTCCTAAACGTCGAGCAGCACCACTTCTATCTGCTTCTTTCCAAACTGCAGTGCACGGTCCTGATCATTCATGTAGATGTCCACGCTCTTGGTTTTACTGTTGCCCATCAGATCCGTGATGACGAATACCCCATGATTTTTGATGTAGACCTTCTTTCCGAAGACCCATCCTTGATGGAACAGATCGCGGGAGACGGCCACAACACCCTCTTTGGGTTTGCTGAGTGACGCGGTGAGCAGCACTTGCTCAGGGGACGTCCTAAGTTCCACGGAGGTATAGGCGGTAACGGTAAGCATTTTGTTGGGAATGGGATCGGCTATCTTGGAGAGGTTGGCCATAACCACCATGCGAAGCAAAGTGGATTCGTCCCGGACCTTTTCCATTTCGAGACGCAAGTCGCATTTTTCATTCTCAACTGACGACAAAACAGATTCCAAGTGGACTGTTTCTTGACGGTAATGATAGGCTCCGAAAGCTAAACATGCCAGCAGTACGATATTAATGCATCTTATCATAGTAACCTCCAACAACGCGTCGCACCCTCTCGAGGGTTTCTCCCCAAGACAGATGAACACGCCAGGGTTTGTGATGGTAGCTCGAGTAGCAGATCACGATGGGGCATGCAACCTTTATTTCGTACACGGGTCCCGGTTGCGAGAGCGCGGCTAACCCGTTAAAAGACCAGAAAAAGGACCCCTCATGCCCCTGCGGGACCGACTCCCCCCCGGCGCCGAGCCGCTCATTCTTATCGATGGAACCTCTTACATATACAGAGGGTTTTATGCGTTCGGCGATCTTTCCCGTTCCGACGGATTTCCCACCAACGCTCTGTACATAGTTCTCAGATTGGCGCTCAGAATATTGCGTGAAGAACGCCCGCGCCATGTTGCCTTTGTGGTGGATGGACGCGGGCCTTCTTTTCGAGCCGGTCTTTTCCCCGCATATAAAGCGCAGCGGGAAAAAATGCCGGAGCCCCTGGCCCAGCAGATTGAACCCATCATGGAGGGCGTGAGGCTCCTTGGTTTCCCCGTGTTGCGGGAAGAAGGTGTGGAGGCCGACGACACCATCGCCAGCCTCGCTGCACGTTTTAAGCCCCGGGGACCCGTGGTCATAGTCGGCTCGGACAAGGACCTTCGCCAATGCCTGGACAATCAGGTGTTCCTCTGGGATCCCTCCGGAAAGCAGGAACGGTTCACCTCCCTTGCAGATTTCAAATCCGAATTTCCTCCCGGGCCATCCCATTGGCCCGACTACCAGGCCCTCATGGGCGATTCCAGCGACAACATCCCTGGGGTTCCCGGGGTCGGACCCAAGACAGCTTTTGAAATCGTAAACCAGTTTCCGAGCCTGGAGCAGCTCAAAAGTGGCATCGAGCAGATCAAGCCTGCCTGGCGAAAAAAGATCGAACCCCACCTGGAAGACCTTTTCCTTTATAGAGATCTCACTCGACTCAAACTTGACGCAGCCGAGGGCGTCACTCTCGAATCCCTGGCTGTGACCCCTGCCCCGCGCGACGTTGTCGCCGGCTTCCTTAATTCCTACGAGTTGCGCTCTCTCGTCCGGGAACTTCCCGCTGATGCTCCCTTGACCACCGCTGTTCCTGCACCTGCGGCTCCATTGCCCGGCAACGGAGGCCAACTTTCCCTTTTCGGAACTGAACCCAAGCCTACTCCTGAGCGATACACAGAGCCGCTGGACGCTCCAACGCCAATTGCCTCCCTCCCTCGTTTAGACGGCGAAAAGGTCGCACTGGTTCCATCCGATGGTATTTATTTCCTGGCAGTTCACGGGAGACAATGGGTTGTGGCAGCACCCGCAGGAGAGATCGCACCGCTGCTCGCCAAGGCCGAGCTGGTGGCAACACCATCTCTTAAAGATCTTCTCACGGCTGACAGCGCCTGGGAGGCCGTACCACTTGGGCTCTGGTTCGACTTAAGCCTCGCGGCCTACCTGTTAAGCCCAGAAGACCGAGTTTACACCTGGGACAGGCTTCTGGACGGACTCTGGTCCGACCCTGGGTTCAGCCCAGACGAAGTCCCTGGGGGTTCAAAAGGGCTGGCTTGCCTGGCTTTGGCCCGAAGGTTGGAGGATAGACTGGCGCAGGCCGGGCTCGATGAGCTGATGCATGAACTCGAACTTCCCCTTGTTCCCGTACTGGTCGATATGGAGCGGGCCGGTATAGGGATCGATAAAGCCGCGTTCGCCTTGTTTTCCCAGGAGGTGAACGCCAAGCTGGCCCAGCTCACCGAGCAGATGCACCGCCAGGCTGAAGTGCGCTTCAACATCCGCTCAAGCCAACAACTTGCAGACGTTCTCTACAACAGGCTCGGGCTCAAGGCTCCGGGCAAGACCCCCGGAGGCGCCGCCTCCACGTCCGCCGAGGTGCTGGAACGATTGGCTGGACAACATCCGCTTGTGGACTCCATCCTTGAGTTTCGCAAACTGGAAAAACTGCGTTCCACCTATTTGGACCCTCTCCCCGGACTTGCCGACGCCAACGACCGCATCCATTCCACGTTCAATCAGCTGGCCACTGCCACGGGCAGGCTTTCTTCCAGCGCCCCGAACCTCCAGAACATTCCTGCCCGAGGGGATTTGGGCCGACGCATGCGCGCACTGTTCACAGCAGCACCAAAGATGGTGCTCGCTTCGGCCGACTATTCCCAGATAGAGCTTCGGGTGCTGGCCCATTTTTCCCGTGACCAGGCGCTTTTGGAGGCATTTCGGCTAAACCAGGACATCCACTCCCGTACGGCCGCCCTTCTTTTCGACAGGCCCCAGGAAGCTATAACGCCTGAACAGCGCCGCCAAGCCAAAACCATCAACTTTGGGCTTCTTTATGGCATGGGGCCGCAGAAGCTCGGCCGTGAACTCGGCCTGAGCCTGAATGAAGCCAAGGATTTCATCCTCAAATATTTCGAGAGGCTTTCCGGACTAAAAGTTTACTACCAGTCCGTTGTGGACCAGGCCAAAGAGAAAGGGTACGTAATAACACTGGCAGGCAGAAGAAGACTTCTACCGGACATACGTTCCCGTAACACGCAACTCGAATCCCAGGCGCGCCGGCAAGCCATAAACACGGTCATCCAGGGCAGTGCCGCAGACATTATCAAGATGGCCATGCTTGCGGTGGCCAAAGATGAGACGCTGAAATCGCTCGGCGCGAGACTCATCCTCCAGGTGCATGACGAACTGGTTATCGAGGTGCCTGAGCAGCAAGGACCTGCTGCCGGCAATCGTCTTCTTGAACTCATGACCGGCGTGGTCGAATTGGACGTCCCCATCGTGGCCGACATGGGCGTGGGGCACGATTGGGGCGGAGCCCACTAACTCGAGGGTTGTTGGATGAAAATCACTGGCAAGACCATCAAGGAAGATCTGGCACGGTCCAAAAGTTCTTACCTTAAGAACGAAGACTTAAAGATGCTGGCTACCCT harbors:
- a CDS encoding 3D domain-containing protein, with translation MRLEMEKVRDESTLLRMVVMANLSKIADPIPNKMLTVTAYTSVELRTSPEQVLLTASLSKPKEGVVAVSRDLFHQGWVFGKKVYIKNHGVFVITDLMGNSKTKSVDIYMNDQDRALQFGKKQIEVVLLDV
- a CDS encoding HD domain-containing protein, encoding MNKDSVSTVDMTGRDRLTRLADFFFEVSMLRRTPRTGYQFLGSGSENVAEHSFGTAVIGYSLAKMAGADAAQTVLLCLFHDIHEARTGDFNYVNKLYNTQDSRRALADGLKGTGLSQPVLELHDELESAQSLEAMLAQDADQLDLMVNLKEALDLGNVYAKKWLDCALGRLRTPQGREVAQAIMTTDHTDWWFLGPDACWWERKNGKE
- a CDS encoding YfcE family phosphodiesterase, with translation MLLAVISDTHLDGPSDWFKRFFDEHLRHADALIHCGDTTGLALHDFMAQNHPNFHGVAGNCCDWRVSQELPSMLRLNLAGKTIGVAHGWGDRPSLPARLPEAFGPGFDLILFGHTHRQTKLQLGDTLVVNPGSLSHEKPCMAYVRLGDNIEVEFRCFTLQG
- a CDS encoding TolC family protein, producing the protein MILRSLALALCIAAAAPQALAQESPRMDLEKSVLRALEANPQMQSAKQQIFGAQEGVYASAAAFAAKGTVNYTATSSTSRFPFTVSQTVNGTTVTGVSTRWYDPSLFATLDLNVSQPLFTGFRLLSTYQKSKLAKDQSESLYKRTELTLMRSVQTAFLTLLKARADVKSNADSVARLESQLKVTRAFYDVGLRPRLDVLQAESDLASAEQALLAAQNSVDIQLAQLNAFLNIPLEQPVDYLGELSQIPFKLTLQQALDEAYKERPDIAIAVKSVEMAGKDATIAMSAGLPQVTANYDYIRQGDTLTLRDHISSSSSSAYVERHQFQLSLTWTAWDWGKTVFSYRQATDNVKKLQADLAKLRLDVGAEVKTQYLNIQDAAKRIAVAKTGLAAAAEGYRMAVARYQAQVGTNTDVLDAQARVSRAEFQLTQALTDYQIAIANIYYSIGRKNLKLDS
- the polA gene encoding DNA polymerase I, with product MPLRDRLPPGAEPLILIDGTSYIYRGFYAFGDLSRSDGFPTNALYIVLRLALRILREERPRHVAFVVDGRGPSFRAGLFPAYKAQREKMPEPLAQQIEPIMEGVRLLGFPVLREEGVEADDTIASLAARFKPRGPVVIVGSDKDLRQCLDNQVFLWDPSGKQERFTSLADFKSEFPPGPSHWPDYQALMGDSSDNIPGVPGVGPKTAFEIVNQFPSLEQLKSGIEQIKPAWRKKIEPHLEDLFLYRDLTRLKLDAAEGVTLESLAVTPAPRDVVAGFLNSYELRSLVRELPADAPLTTAVPAPAAPLPGNGGQLSLFGTEPKPTPERYTEPLDAPTPIASLPRLDGEKVALVPSDGIYFLAVHGRQWVVAAPAGEIAPLLAKAELVATPSLKDLLTADSAWEAVPLGLWFDLSLAAYLLSPEDRVYTWDRLLDGLWSDPGFSPDEVPGGSKGLACLALARRLEDRLAQAGLDELMHELELPLVPVLVDMERAGIGIDKAAFALFSQEVNAKLAQLTEQMHRQAEVRFNIRSSQQLADVLYNRLGLKAPGKTPGGAASTSAEVLERLAGQHPLVDSILEFRKLEKLRSTYLDPLPGLADANDRIHSTFNQLATATGRLSSSAPNLQNIPARGDLGRRMRALFTAAPKMVLASADYSQIELRVLAHFSRDQALLEAFRLNQDIHSRTAALLFDRPQEAITPEQRRQAKTINFGLLYGMGPQKLGRELGLSLNEAKDFILKYFERLSGLKVYYQSVVDQAKEKGYVITLAGRRRLLPDIRSRNTQLESQARRQAINTVIQGSAADIIKMAMLAVAKDETLKSLGARLILQVHDELVIEVPEQQGPAAGNRLLELMTGVVELDVPIVADMGVGHDWGGAH